Below is a genomic region from Anaerolineales bacterium.
CCGAATGTGAGCGGTCTGTATTTCCTCCAGGGCGGGGAAGGGGCTTACCGGGAGCTGGCCGCGGGGCGCAACATGATCGTCAACTCGTCGTTTCTCTCGATCGCCTCGGCCAAGGTGGGCGACACGGTCGACCTGCTGACCCCGAACGGCCCGGTGCCTTACCGGATCGTCGCCGCCGCGACCGACTTGCTCAACGTCAAGGTCAACACCGCGTTCATCTCGCAGGCGAACATGGAAGCTGATTTCGGCAAGACCGAGGATGTGTTCCTGCAGATGAATCTGGCGCCCGGGGCGGACCGCGCGGCCGCGGATGCCCAGATCAAAGAGATCGCCGCCGACTATCCGCAGTTCCAGCTGATCTCCGGGCGGGAATACTACGATACGATGAAGGGTCAGTTTGAAGCGGCTTTCTCCGCGGTGTATGTCCTCTTCGGTCTGCTGGCGTTCCCCTCCTTCATCGCCATGCTGAACACGCTGGCGATCGGGGTGATCGAACGCACGCGCGAGATCGGGATGATCCGCGCCGTCGGCGCCACCCGCGGGCAGATCGGCGCGATGGTGACGGCCGAGGCGCTGCTGCTGGCGGCGATCGGCACCGCCTTCGGGATCGTCGGCGGCTGGTACCTGGGGTATACCTTTATCAGCGCGATGAAAGCCGTGTTCCCGATGGGGTATGCCTTCCCGGCCGCCGGGATGCTGGCGGCGGCAGTCTTCGGCCTGCTGTTTGGAGTGCTGGCGGCGGTCATCCCCGCGCGCCAAGCCGCCAAGCTGGATATCATCCGGGCCCTGCAGTATGAGTAATGCCTCATCTCCTCCGCCGTTCCCCGCTCCCGGTTTGCCCCGCGATGCAGGGCGGGCCCCGGGAGCGGAGAAGCCGGCGCGCTTTCGGCGGAGTGAGGGAGACGGTGCGGAAATCGGTCAATTCGTGGACCGAGGTATAGTCGCTAGTTCAAAAAGGAGAGGCCGCAATGGAACTACCGGATCAATTGCGAAAGTTCCGCACACTGCACCCCTGCCAATACTTATCCGTCGCGGATGTCCGTTGGGAATATCTCGCGGGTGGAAGCGGAGCCCGCACGCTGTTGCTGCTTCCGGGGGGAATGCGCACCGCCGAAAGCGCCTACGGCTACATCGAAATGTTCGAGGGGAAGTATCGCGTGCTGACCCCGACGTATCCCCCGCTCGAGAGCATCGACGATCTCCTCGACGGGATGGCGGCGATTCTGGACCACGAGGGGACCGGGCGCGTGAGCGTGTTCGGGCAATCGGCGGGAGGGGTTATCGCGCAAACGTTCGTCCAGCGTTTTCCGTCGCGGGCCGAGAAATTGGTCCTCTGCGGAACCGTCCCCTTGAGGAATCCGAAATGGAAAGATTGGATCCTGGGGATCTACAACCGGATCATCCCCCGGCTGTCGGAGAAAGCCGCCCTCCGGTTGTACCGGAACATGATCGAATCGGTCATGGACGTCCCGGAAACCCGGGCGGCGTTTTGGAAGGCGTACCTTGACGGGTTGTTTTCCTCGCGCCTGACCAAGGCGGACGTGCTCAGCCATTTCCGGACCGGCGGCGACGCGCTGCGCAAATACGGGTACGACCGGCCGGGGATCCGCCCGTGGCCGGGTGAGGTGTTGATCCTGTTCGGGGAGAAGGATCCGGTGAGTTCAAAGGCGGATCGGAAGGCGATGCGGTCTTTCTACCCGCACTCCCGGATCCAAGCGATTCCCGGAGCCCGGCACATGCCGGCGCTCTTCCATACGGAGGCCTTCCGGACCGCCGTGGACGAATTCCTATGCGCCTGACATCCGGCCGTCCTCGGGCCGTTGTTCGGCGGGCGGTCCCTTCTCCCGTCGTCGACCGGGGGAGGAGGATCAGGTCAAGGCAACGCCGATTTCACAAGGAGGATCGATGAACACTGATGCTCAGAAGAGGGATCAAAACAAACCCATCCCGCGTATCATCGCCCGCTGGGCGGTGCGCGAGACGATGGGGGTGGTGATGATGGCCGTAATCCTCTTTCTCGCGGCCGGGCGCTGGGATTGGGGCTGGGGCTGGGTGCTGGTGGCGGTGATGGCGGCCTGGGTGGTCGCCACCGGAATCGCGGTCATCCCGCGCCACCCGCAGCTGCTGGCGGACCGCGTCGGCCCGAAATCGGACGCCAAGAAGTGGGACGTGGGCTTGATGGGCGTGGTCGGGTTGCTCACCCTGGTTGGATACGTCGTCGCCGGATTGGATGCCCGCAACGGATGGACGGCGGACTTGCCGGACGCGGTCCGGATTCCGGCGCTGATTGTGACGGCGGCGGGATACGCGGCCGCGGTGTGGGCGACGGCATCGAACGCCTTCTTCTCGCAGATTATGCGGATCCAGGCGGACCGCGGACACACCGTAGCCGTCGGCGGGCCGTACCGGTTCCTGCGCCATCCGGCTTACCTCGGGCAGGTCGCCGTCAACCTGGCCGCGCCGTTGGTCCTTGGATCGTGGCCGGCCTTCGCGGTTGGCGCGGTGCTCGCCGGATTGATCGTCGTCCGCACGGCGCTCGAGGACCGGACTCTGCTGGCGGAGTTGCCGGGGTACAAGGATTACGCCGCCCGGGTCCGGCACCGTTTGCTGCCGGGGGTCTGGTGACGATCCACGAAGGGGTCCAAGCAACATTTTTGGATCAGCAGGACAGGGCGGATCCACGGAGGAAATCAAGGGCTCGGAGTTTTTTCATGAACTCCGTGCCCTCCTTTTTTTCCAGTCAGGGAACCAGGAACCCCCGTTTTTCCAGGTAGGCGATGATCCGGCGCGCGTTTTCCTCCGGAGTGTGGTTGACGGTATCGAGTGTGATCTCCGGATCGACCGGCGGCTCGTACGGATCGTCGACGCCGGTGAAGCCCTTGATTTCGCCCCGCCGGGCGCGGGCGTACATGCCCTTGGCGTCGCGCTGTTCGCAGACTTCGATCGGCGTGTCGACGAAGACCGTGATGAACTGCTCCTCGCCGACCATCTTGCGCGCCTCGTTGCGCGCCGCCCGATACGGGCTGACCGCCGCGCACAGCGCCACCCCGTGGTGGCGGACGATCTCGCTTGCGACGAAACCGATCCGCAGGATGTTGGTGTCGCGGTCCTCGCGCGAGAACCCCAGCCCCTTGGAAAGATGGGTGCGCACCACGTCGCCGTCGAGCACGGTGATTTGCTTGCCGCGCTCGAGGAGCAGGCAGGTGAGCACGTCGGCGGTGGTGGATTTCCCGGCGCCGCTCAGGCCCGTGAACCAGATGCAGAAACCCCGGTGATGCCGCGGCGGGTGGGTGCGGGAGAGGATTTCGGCGGTCTCCTTGCGGGTGAACCATTCGGGCAGAAGTTTCCCCTTGGCCAGGTAATCCTCCCGCACCTGGGTGCCGGAGATCGAGGCGGTTCGAGCGCCGGCGGGCACGTTCGATTCCTCAACATACTCCTGTGAATCCGGAAGATAGACCAGCTCGCGGAACGGTACCGGCGTGACGCCCGTCTCGCGCGCGTGTTTGGCGGCCAGTTCCTGGGCGTCGTACGGGCCGTAGAACGGTTTCCCGTTCGAGTCCTTCCCGGGGCCGGCGTGGTCGCGGCCAATGATGAAGTGCGTGGCGCCGTAGTTGCGGCGGATGATCGCATGCCAGAGCGCCTCGCGCGGCCCGGCCATGCGCATCGCCAGCGGCAGCAGGCTCAGCAAGGTGCTGCCGGAATCGTAATATTTTTCCGTCAGCGCCCGGTAAATCCGCACCCGGGTGTAGTGGTCCACGTCGCCGGGTTTGGTCATCCCCACCACCGGATGGATCAGCAGACTGCCCCCGATCTCGTCGGCGGCCCGCTTGGTGAGCTCCTCGTGGATCCGGTGCAGGGGGTTGCGCGTTTGAAAGGCGACCACTTTGGCGTGGCCCATATTCTCCAACAGCGCGCGGACCTGGGCCGGGGTCCGGCGCAGGTCGGTGAAATCGTAATAACGCGGCGGGGTGAGCACTTTCAACTCGCCGGAAACGCAGCGTGCGCCCCAACGGCTCATCTCGGAAACGAGCGGATGGCGGGGGTCGGTCGTCCCCAGCGCCTGGCGGGCCTCTGCGCTTGGGTCCCAGGCGAAGGTTTCCTCGATCCGCAGCGCTGCGATCAGGTTGTTGTGTTCGTCGCGCAGGGCGAGGTATTCCGCCCCGGCGGGGATTGTTTTCTCGTCGAGGGGCAGCGTGACCGGGATCGGGAACAGCGTGCCGTCGCGGAGCCGCATTTCGCCCAGCACGCGCTCGTAATCCGCCTTGCCCATGAAGCCTGTGAGCGGGGAGAAACCGCCGCACGCCAGGAGGTCCAGGTCGCACAGTGCGCGGGGGGAAAGCTGGATTGAGGGAAAGCGGCCGGCTTTTTCGATCCACTCGCGGCGCTCCTCGCCGGACAGGGTCAGGTCGACGAGCGTTCCGCCGTAAGGGGGGATCAGAGTTGCGGGTTTGGAGCCGTCTTTCATGCGCGGTTTCCTCTTCGGGAAAAAAATGGAGATCTGTTTCC
It encodes:
- a CDS encoding alpha/beta hydrolase; amino-acid sequence: MELPDQLRKFRTLHPCQYLSVADVRWEYLAGGSGARTLLLLPGGMRTAESAYGYIEMFEGKYRVLTPTYPPLESIDDLLDGMAAILDHEGTGRVSVFGQSAGGVIAQTFVQRFPSRAEKLVLCGTVPLRNPKWKDWILGIYNRIIPRLSEKAALRLYRNMIESVMDVPETRAAFWKAYLDGLFSSRLTKADVLSHFRTGGDALRKYGYDRPGIRPWPGEVLILFGEKDPVSSKADRKAMRSFYPHSRIQAIPGARHMPALFHTEAFRTAVDEFLCA
- a CDS encoding isoprenylcysteine carboxylmethyltransferase family protein, producing MNTDAQKRDQNKPIPRIIARWAVRETMGVVMMAVILFLAAGRWDWGWGWVLVAVMAAWVVATGIAVIPRHPQLLADRVGPKSDAKKWDVGLMGVVGLLTLVGYVVAGLDARNGWTADLPDAVRIPALIVTAAGYAAAVWATASNAFFSQIMRIQADRGHTVAVGGPYRFLRHPAYLGQVAVNLAAPLVLGSWPAFAVGAVLAGLIVVRTALEDRTLLAELPGYKDYAARVRHRLLPGVW
- a CDS encoding bifunctional sulfate adenylyltransferase/adenylylsulfate kinase, whose protein sequence is MKDGSKPATLIPPYGGTLVDLTLSGEERREWIEKAGRFPSIQLSPRALCDLDLLACGGFSPLTGFMGKADYERVLGEMRLRDGTLFPIPVTLPLDEKTIPAGAEYLALRDEHNNLIAALRIEETFAWDPSAEARQALGTTDPRHPLVSEMSRWGARCVSGELKVLTPPRYYDFTDLRRTPAQVRALLENMGHAKVVAFQTRNPLHRIHEELTKRAADEIGGSLLIHPVVGMTKPGDVDHYTRVRIYRALTEKYYDSGSTLLSLLPLAMRMAGPREALWHAIIRRNYGATHFIIGRDHAGPGKDSNGKPFYGPYDAQELAAKHARETGVTPVPFRELVYLPDSQEYVEESNVPAGARTASISGTQVREDYLAKGKLLPEWFTRKETAEILSRTHPPRHHRGFCIWFTGLSGAGKSTTADVLTCLLLERGKQITVLDGDVVRTHLSKGLGFSREDRDTNILRIGFVASEIVRHHGVALCAAVSPYRAARNEARKMVGEEQFITVFVDTPIEVCEQRDAKGMYARARRGEIKGFTGVDDPYEPPVDPEITLDTVNHTPEENARRIIAYLEKRGFLVP